One stretch of Mycobacteriales bacterium DNA includes these proteins:
- a CDS encoding trypsin-like peptidase domain-containing protein, translated as MRLARLLAATVAAAGSVLASPAHASAPPRVTATTFDGTPTVGALFITGLFPLHICTASVVASADRSVIVTAAHCVRSGTAAGYEFAPGFHDGQAPYGMWRVTAAYAAPAWIQHTDPHDDFAFLLVAPKRIDGRQRTLQSVTGANRLGRIPEPGSVATAYGYPLGVGGSGLRCRASTYRKGAYDAIRCNGFADGTSGGPWLAGSGKERSVVGLVGGLHQGGCTKQQLYSAPLGEAAHRALARAGRHGAPDHFPAPPSDGCTTGQ; from the coding sequence GTGAGGCTGGCTCGGCTGCTCGCCGCAACGGTTGCGGCAGCGGGCAGCGTGCTGGCATCGCCGGCCCACGCCTCGGCGCCGCCCCGCGTCACGGCGACAACGTTCGACGGCACCCCGACGGTGGGCGCGCTGTTCATCACCGGGTTGTTCCCGCTCCACATCTGCACCGCCAGCGTCGTGGCCAGCGCGGACCGCAGCGTCATCGTCACGGCCGCGCACTGCGTGCGGAGCGGCACCGCGGCGGGATATGAGTTCGCGCCGGGGTTCCACGACGGCCAGGCGCCGTACGGCATGTGGCGGGTCACCGCCGCCTACGCCGCGCCGGCTTGGATCCAGCACACCGACCCGCACGACGACTTCGCGTTCCTGCTCGTCGCGCCCAAGCGGATCGACGGCCGGCAACGCACGTTGCAGAGCGTGACCGGCGCGAATCGGCTGGGCCGCATCCCCGAGCCGGGCAGTGTCGCCACCGCCTACGGCTACCCGCTCGGCGTCGGTGGCTCCGGGTTGCGGTGCCGGGCGAGCACCTACCGCAAGGGCGCCTACGACGCGATTCGCTGCAACGGCTTCGCGGACGGCACCAGCGGCGGTCCCTGGCTGGCCGGCTCGGGGAAGGAGCGCAGCGTCGTCGGTCTGGTCGGCGGGCTGCACCAAGGCGGCTGCACGAAACAACAGCTGTACTCGGCGCCGTTGGGGGAGGCGGCGCATCGGGCACTCGCCCGAGCGGGTCGGCACGGCGCTCCCGACCACTTCCCGGCCCCGCCGAGCGACGGCTGCACGACCGGGCAGTAA